One window of the Nicotiana tabacum cultivar K326 chromosome 4, ASM71507v2, whole genome shotgun sequence genome contains the following:
- the LOC107808699 gene encoding SKP1-like protein 11 — translation MAEASSSITEKFFLTLKSSDGDEFVLEESIAIQSITIKNMVEDGCSSSVIPLSKVDTETLIKVIEYMKMHSSTSSNEEEIENFDKKFVSNSINTILNILEAANFLDINNLLELCAEAVANRIKNKTPEAVRKIFNITSDFTPEEEAEIRNETPWAFEGNLDHSLD, via the coding sequence ATGGCAGAGGCATCATCATCGATCACTGAGAAATTTTTTTTGACTCTGAAGTCCTCAGATGGCGATGAGTTTGTGTTGGAAGAATCCATCGCCATTCAGTCTATAACAATCAAGAACATGGTCGAGGATGGATGCTCCTCCAGCGTCATCCCGCTCAGCAAAGTCGACACAGAAACCTTGATCAAGGTCATTGAATACATGAAGATGCACTCCTCGACCTCTTCCAACGAAGAAGAAATCGAGAACTTCGACAAGAAATTTGTGAGCAATAGCATAAATACCATTCTTAATATCTTAGAAGCCGCGAATTTTCTTGACATCAATAATTTGCTTGAGTTGTGCGCTGAGGCGGTGGCTAATAGGATTAAGAACAAGACGCCTGAAGCTGTTCGAAAGATATTCAATATCACTAGTGATTTCACCCCAGAGGAAGAGGCAGAGATTCGGAATGAGACTCCATGGGCCTTCGAAGGGAATCTTGACCACTCCCTTGACTAG